Proteins found in one Candidatus Eremiobacteraceae bacterium genomic segment:
- a CDS encoding MFS transporter has protein sequence MILLATILGSSMAFIDGTAVNVALPVMQRDLQASMADIQWVVEAFSLFLAALILVGGALGDRYGRKLIFVVGTALFTASSIVCALSHGIVAIAIARSIQGIGSALMAPASLAILSACFEGDARAKAIGTWSAATAVTAAVGPALGGWLVDHGGWQWIFYINAPIGAAVIILTLLFVPESLNEEEQGKSLDWLGATLATAGLGAVTYGLILAGSTAANVGQTITWSVVGAVLLIAFVLSERTASNPLMPLQLFKSRVFSGVNLVTLLLYGALSEALYFVSFDMIQVHRYTPTQAGLALMPFIVLIATLSRWAGGLVAKVGTRTMLIVGPTVAAIGFALFSLAGTDGSYWTTFFPGNVVAGLGMALTVAPLTTAVMGAVDESRLGIASGINNAVSRVAGLIAIAAMSAIVVAVYAGQLDRRLSAIQSPAEVVQQVRAQSGEMAAAQIPASANAQVRNQVRSAMNDSFAFSFRVAALIGAALAAGGALIALLTIGQDQELRTRPTG, from the coding sequence ATGATTCTGCTTGCAACGATCCTTGGCTCGAGCATGGCATTTATAGATGGGACTGCGGTAAACGTTGCCCTTCCGGTCATGCAGCGCGATCTACAAGCTTCAATGGCAGACATTCAATGGGTTGTCGAAGCGTTTTCGCTCTTTCTCGCGGCGCTCATACTTGTAGGCGGTGCGTTAGGCGACCGCTACGGACGAAAGCTGATATTCGTTGTGGGAACCGCGCTGTTTACGGCGTCATCAATCGTCTGCGCTCTTTCGCACGGAATCGTTGCGATTGCTATCGCACGATCTATTCAGGGAATCGGAAGCGCGCTGATGGCGCCGGCTAGTCTTGCGATCCTGAGCGCTTGTTTTGAGGGCGATGCGCGCGCGAAGGCCATAGGCACGTGGTCCGCCGCAACCGCGGTTACCGCCGCGGTCGGACCGGCTCTAGGCGGGTGGCTGGTGGACCACGGCGGATGGCAGTGGATTTTCTACATCAATGCGCCGATCGGAGCGGCGGTGATCATCCTAACGCTGTTGTTCGTGCCGGAGAGCCTTAACGAGGAAGAACAAGGCAAGAGCCTAGACTGGCTCGGGGCGACACTCGCTACGGCAGGGCTCGGAGCCGTCACTTACGGTTTGATCCTGGCCGGCTCGACGGCTGCCAACGTAGGTCAGACGATTACGTGGTCAGTCGTCGGAGCCGTCTTGTTAATTGCATTCGTCCTGTCCGAACGCACCGCGTCCAATCCTTTGATGCCGCTGCAATTGTTTAAGTCACGTGTCTTCTCAGGCGTCAATCTCGTCACGCTTCTTTTGTACGGCGCACTATCTGAAGCGTTGTACTTCGTTTCGTTCGACATGATCCAAGTGCATCGATACACGCCGACTCAGGCTGGATTGGCGCTCATGCCGTTCATCGTCTTGATCGCGACGCTGTCGCGCTGGGCGGGCGGCCTCGTCGCGAAGGTCGGCACGCGCACGATGCTTATCGTCGGACCCACGGTCGCGGCTATCGGATTTGCGCTCTTCTCGCTGGCCGGCACGGACGGATCCTATTGGACGACGTTCTTCCCGGGCAACGTCGTTGCCGGACTCGGCATGGCGTTGACCGTTGCGCCGCTCACAACTGCTGTCATGGGCGCGGTCGACGAGAGCCGCCTTGGAATTGCGTCGGGCATCAACAACGCGGTATCGAGAGTCGCCGGGCTTATCGCGATTGCAGCGATGAGCGCTATCGTAGTTGCCGTATACGCGGGGCAGCTTGATCGGCGCCTAAGCGCGATTCAATCTCCTGCGGAAGTCGTCCAGCAAGTGCGGGCGCAAAGCGGCGAGATGGCAGCGGCGCAGATTCCGGCGAGCGCGAACGCCCAAGTCCGAAATCAAGTACGAAGCGCCATGAATGATTCGTTCGCGTTCTCATTTCGCGTGGCGGCGTTGATCGGGGCGGCGCTCGCGGCGGGTGGCGCGCTCATCGCCTTATTGACGATCGGCCAAGACCAGGAGCTCAGAACACGCCCAACCGGTTAG
- a CDS encoding AAA family ATPase encodes MGQRSLLVGREFELSLITSRLSPAAIGQGSVVLISGEPGIGKTRLLREIVYQAESLRAIATVGQCYEYLQSPLGPVADILVDLHEKDKHALERFPDIRTVVDALTSTAANEAAIENLDKRKLFTAVRGAIDAYARERPVLLALDDLHCADALTLDLVQYLAEHVPRSRLVIVATYRSGDTEQSDRLRRALANLARGANAFHSELSPLSQEHIRGILRSVEAATSSDDIRRIAIVAQQSDGNPLLAEELFKAAGTATIERTETLPLPVSVRAATLARIALLEPDERRLLVCAAAIGRRFTPALVEQIAQQSAADVLAALKQGVQLQLIEPDADGKSFHFRHELVRRAIYDDLLPNEAQALHARVAAALESAPDSPQRIADLAYHYWMAAQTVKAADFNEESGDRAFRLSAYSVAAENYERALRSLGSGAPERTAAIQERRGDALYHLGLGEAAQAAFFDAREFYESRRNVEAIARLSVKIGILYLAEGRSGDAIKACELALTLVDENSPTFFRAHSYLGYMLTDSDGDAAREHFRLADRYTGVRAPNDALVFHQCRALALGQLGDVDAMAANFHDAYRIAREQGDVSLAVRCLGNLGLKLMDLGERTRSLRAFAEAATLMEEEELWDLDCAVCVRQNAWANVQFGDLPVAKTLILRALEFPTDSLRLRSYAAQAALLIGVRTMDDELARRFDSSSELESILSPGNESLLVTALAFAEREIALGRATEGAALIHRVVEAYAAVPFARDDDGAFVLAALHSSDSDARTARAFVARYVDDTKSKIASAHLLLYDAVLARRSGDTAQATARAESARDLYEKLGWRWHVARSLEISGKLRDAIVAYEHTGDVRSVQRLKEILDPVNRRGRTKSELTEREREIATLAAAGRSTKEIADALTLSPRTIETHLASIFAKLEVRNRAELIAKWRDLPGAAQASP; translated from the coding sequence ATGGGGCAACGGTCACTCCTAGTTGGTCGCGAGTTCGAACTTAGCCTAATAACGTCGCGGCTATCCCCCGCGGCGATCGGCCAGGGCAGCGTCGTGCTGATCTCGGGCGAACCCGGGATCGGCAAGACGCGCCTTTTGCGCGAAATCGTGTATCAGGCAGAGTCGCTGCGCGCAATCGCGACGGTCGGGCAGTGTTATGAGTACTTGCAGAGCCCACTCGGACCCGTCGCCGATATCCTTGTCGATCTGCACGAGAAGGACAAGCATGCTCTTGAGCGCTTCCCCGACATTCGAACCGTCGTCGACGCCCTAACTTCAACGGCGGCGAACGAAGCGGCCATCGAAAACCTCGATAAGCGCAAACTCTTCACCGCTGTAAGGGGCGCGATCGATGCGTACGCACGAGAGCGACCGGTGCTTCTCGCGCTCGACGACTTGCACTGCGCAGACGCCCTGACGCTGGACCTCGTCCAATATCTGGCGGAGCATGTTCCTCGGTCGCGCCTCGTCATCGTCGCCACTTACCGGTCGGGCGATACCGAGCAAAGCGATAGGCTGCGAAGAGCGCTCGCGAATCTCGCGCGGGGCGCGAACGCGTTCCACAGCGAACTATCCCCGCTTTCTCAGGAACATATCCGCGGAATCTTACGATCCGTTGAGGCGGCCACGTCGTCGGACGATATCCGGCGCATCGCCATCGTGGCGCAGCAATCCGACGGCAATCCGCTTCTCGCAGAAGAACTGTTCAAGGCCGCGGGCACGGCGACCATCGAGCGGACGGAGACGCTGCCGCTGCCGGTGAGCGTTCGGGCGGCGACCCTCGCACGAATCGCGCTCCTCGAGCCAGACGAGCGCCGACTGCTCGTCTGCGCCGCCGCAATTGGTCGGCGCTTCACACCGGCATTGGTCGAGCAGATCGCCCAGCAGTCGGCGGCTGACGTTCTCGCGGCGCTGAAACAGGGCGTCCAACTCCAACTCATCGAGCCGGATGCGGATGGTAAGTCGTTTCACTTCCGGCACGAACTCGTGCGCCGCGCGATCTACGATGATCTCTTGCCGAACGAGGCGCAGGCGCTGCATGCGCGCGTCGCCGCGGCGTTGGAGTCCGCTCCGGATTCGCCGCAGCGTATCGCGGACCTCGCTTATCACTATTGGATGGCCGCGCAGACTGTGAAGGCGGCAGACTTCAACGAAGAATCGGGGGACCGGGCTTTCCGGCTTAGCGCCTACTCCGTCGCAGCAGAGAACTACGAGCGGGCTTTACGCAGCCTCGGGTCGGGCGCGCCGGAGCGTACTGCCGCGATCCAAGAACGCCGCGGCGACGCCCTCTATCACCTAGGTCTGGGAGAAGCGGCCCAGGCAGCTTTTTTCGACGCGCGCGAGTTTTACGAGTCGCGGCGGAACGTCGAAGCGATCGCACGGTTATCGGTCAAGATCGGAATTCTCTACCTCGCCGAAGGGCGCAGCGGCGACGCGATAAAGGCGTGCGAGCTCGCGTTGACGCTCGTTGATGAGAACAGCCCGACGTTCTTCCGCGCTCATTCGTATCTCGGATACATGCTGACGGATAGCGACGGCGACGCCGCCCGGGAGCACTTCCGTCTGGCCGATCGATATACGGGAGTGCGCGCGCCAAATGACGCGCTCGTCTTCCATCAATGCCGAGCGCTTGCGCTTGGGCAGCTCGGCGACGTCGACGCCATGGCTGCAAATTTCCACGACGCATACAGAATTGCGCGAGAACAGGGCGACGTCTCCCTGGCCGTGCGGTGCCTCGGTAATCTTGGTCTGAAGCTGATGGATCTCGGCGAGCGGACTCGCTCGTTGCGGGCCTTCGCCGAGGCCGCAACGCTCATGGAAGAGGAAGAACTATGGGATCTCGATTGCGCGGTCTGCGTGCGGCAAAACGCGTGGGCGAACGTGCAATTCGGCGATCTTCCCGTCGCGAAGACGTTGATTCTTCGCGCGCTTGAATTCCCGACCGATAGCCTGAGGCTTCGTTCCTACGCGGCGCAGGCGGCGCTGCTCATCGGCGTTCGGACGATGGACGATGAGCTCGCCCGTCGTTTCGATAGTTCCAGCGAGCTCGAATCGATTCTCTCGCCCGGCAACGAGTCGCTGCTCGTGACGGCGCTTGCATTCGCCGAACGAGAAATCGCTCTCGGCCGCGCAACGGAAGGCGCAGCGCTGATTCACCGTGTCGTAGAGGCATACGCGGCCGTGCCATTCGCGCGTGACGACGACGGCGCGTTCGTGCTGGCCGCACTCCACAGCTCTGATTCCGACGCTCGGACGGCGCGAGCGTTCGTCGCTCGCTACGTCGACGATACGAAGTCGAAGATCGCGTCGGCGCACTTACTGCTCTACGACGCCGTTCTGGCGCGGCGGTCCGGCGATACGGCACAAGCAACGGCACGTGCCGAATCGGCGCGCGATCTGTACGAGAAGCTGGGTTGGCGCTGGCATGTGGCGCGCTCGTTGGAGATAAGCGGAAAGCTTCGAGACGCAATTGTCGCATACGAACATACCGGAGACGTGCGTTCTGTCCAGCGCCTGAAAGAAATACTCGACCCGGTCAATCGTCGCGGACGCACAAAATCTGAGCTCACCGAACGCGAGCGGGAGATCGCCACGCTCGCGGCCGCCGGCCGCTCGACCAAGGAGATCGCCGATGCGCTCACCTTGAGCCCCCGGACGATCGAAACGCACTTGGCTTCGATCTTCGCAAAGCTTGAGGTTCGCAATCGAGCCGAGCTGATCGCGAAGTGGCGAGACCTGCCCGGAGCGGCGCAGGCCTCGCCGTAG